CTAAATCGCGGCTCCGGGAACTCGTGTTTTCCACTGGGACTTGCTCTTCACGCTTTTCGTCACTATCGTCGTTATTAAAGCCCTCGAAGacatatttacatataataGAAATCTCCAAAtccgttttaatttttattttttcgccaataattaaattaaattcagcCCACTTGTATTCCACTTGCTGCAATTCACGTCACCTTTTCATCAAATATTTGACgggaataattttcatgcCGCAATAATTGTTTTATCATTTCATTGCAGTATAGCAAGCAGTTTGCTTGATTTTCGCAGATATCTGCACCTTGTTCTAATACCTAAATATATCGTTAgcaacattttgaaaacattaaactttcttttcgctgcaaaattttcacacacaTTGTTATCTCATACAGTTTATTAAAGCGTGTGGATATTTTCGTTTCAGCTTCTAATTTCAAGAGTTGCTCCAGAAATGATCCAAATATTGATACCTGTTTGAAGTCAGCCATACAATCAGCTATCAAAGATCTTGTTAAAGGTAGTATAAATAATAGTTCAGTTTATTGCTTTACTTGTAAAGTTCGACGGAGTAAATCTCAATGCAATAATACAAAGAAGTAAAAGATCGATCGTTAATGAATATTTGTCATAAATCAGGAACGAAAGAGCTGAAGATCGCACCGATAGATCCTTTGCACCTAAAAACGCTTGACATCAGCCAAGGCACCGGCCCAGTTGCCATTGTGCTCAACTTCAAGGATGTTGACATCAATGGAATTAGTTCCATCCTAGTTGACTCCGTCAAGTAAGTTACAGTTACGTATTATGGGacttataatttaaaaagacCAATAATCATTCAGAGGGTTACGCCCGAGTATACATGGCGTAAAAATCGGGTGAGATTTGGGAATTTATATCTACCGATAACCGACTATTTAATGCGACTGGGGTTTGATTTAGTCAAAAGTATGTATGTTGAGctgtattttcatattttttcttatcaaaaacAATTAATAGGAAGCATTGTTATCGACAACGTAACGTCAACTATTTCGCTCTGCGACATATTTTGCACGGCTCAACCGGTTTACTTTAAATTTAGAACAATAGTCTGAAACAGTTCAACCGTTTTGCCACGATCCGAAATttcctattatttttttcgtaaccAAACGGTGACCGTTGAAAGccgaaattcgatttttcgatgaaaatttacgaCTTTATcgcttaattaaaaaaatcatgggTTTTTGTCAATGAGTATTAACAATCCAAGAATACTgctttcaaaataaaagtgaatcaGTGTAGGcgtttttgaaatatcgtGGCCAGCGCGAAACATTTCACTGAGCGAAACGACTGATGTTATTGACAATAACAACACTTCCTGTTGATTGActttaataaaacaaatatgtGAGTGAAGTTGGATCTACATACTATAGAATAAAACAAACTACATTCGAATTCAATACATTAATGGGCTCTTGAGATGtgaattccgaaaattcgacCGCATGCGCGTGTTCAACCTCTTAAGTTTAAGGCAAAACACCAAATTCAATATAATGTAACGACCTTTAATCACACACGTTCATGAAATAATTCATATCTgcattgatatatttttaaatttcagtgCTAAATTAGacggagatgaaaaaatactgaCGTTGAATTTGGTGGCGCAAAAACCTCTGACTATTTTGGGGCAGTATAGTGTCGATGGTAAAGTACTCGTTCTTCCTATCCAGGGATCCGGAAACGCGACGATTAATCTCCGTAAGTCTGATGGTTTACAATTTTAAGTTCTACGCAACATGGTACAGCTATATGTAAACATGCTAATCATGATTGTTGATAATGATGAACTTTTCCTCCCATATAGTTAGCGTCAAAGCAACGGTAAAACTTATTGGCAGCATAGTGAAAAGGCACGGCGTTGAATaccttattttcaaaaaagtcgACTTTCTTATGACCCCGGAGTCGGTGGAACTCCAGTTCGCTAACCTCTTCAACGGCAATAAAGCGCTAGGTAAGCATATTATTACGAGGGCATAGAAAACCAACGCGCTGATAAAAAGTTAGAAATCATTATAACACATGTATCGAATCGAATACATTTCAGGTGACAATATGAATAAGTTCCTGAACGATAATTGGCTGGAGGTGTATCCAGAGCTGCAGAACCCGATCCAGGATGCTTTTGCACACACTATAGTAGATCTGGCACATGGTTTCTTCGCTCAGGTGCCATACGACAGTATTATTCCTCCGAGCTCTTAGACTCCGACGTTATTCAAGAAATCACACACTCCTAATGTCTGGCGGATCGAGATAAGCCACGAATTATTGACTTGGTTCATCAATGACGCAATGACGTATATTTAAGGACAATTTCGCATATATGTCATATTGTACAGAGAAATCGTCACGGGATTACAATTTCGAACTAACCGAGCGCTCGGATTTGAAGTAATTCGATACTTCAATACAgaacaaattaatttatttaacccAAAAAGTTATATTCGATTAGCCGAAGTGATTTaacaatcgataaaaattatttacgttgACAAGACGATCaagtatttatgaaaaaaaatat
The genomic region above belongs to Diprion similis isolate iyDipSimi1 chromosome 8, iyDipSimi1.1, whole genome shotgun sequence and contains:
- the LOC124409884 gene encoding protein takeout-like codes for the protein MFRLALPVIFFFACALAVELPSNFKSCSRNDPNIDTCLKSAIQSAIKDLVKGTKELKIAPIDPLHLKTLDISQGTGPVAIVLNFKDVDINGISSILVDSVNAKLDGDEKILTLNLVAQKPLTILGQYSVDGKVLVLPIQGSGNATINLLSVKATVKLIGSIVKRHGVEYLIFKKVDFLMTPESVELQFANLFNGNKALGDNMNKFLNDNWLEVYPELQNPIQDAFAHTIVDLAHGFFAQVPYDSIIPPSS